One genomic window of Bradyrhizobium sp. CCGE-LA001 includes the following:
- a CDS encoding Trm112 family protein codes for MNAPTERPEASVDPKLLEILVCPLTKGPLEFDSAKQELISRSAKLAYPIRDGIPIMLPEEARKID; via the coding sequence ATGAACGCGCCTACCGAACGTCCCGAAGCCAGCGTCGATCCCAAGCTGCTGGAGATTCTGGTCTGCCCGCTGACCAAAGGCCCGCTGGAGTTCGATTCCGCAAAGCAGGAGCTGATCTCGCGTAGCGCCAAGCTCGCTTATCCGATCCGCGACGGCATTCCGATCATGCTGCCGGAAGAGGCCCGCAAGATCGATTGA
- the tesB gene encoding acyl-CoA thioesterase II, translated as MSKSLIDLIAILDLEQLEVNLFRGNSPKTSWQRVFGGQVIGQAMVAACRTVEGRLPHSLHCYFILPGDPQIPIIYQVERLRDGKSYSTRRVTAIQHGNAIFSIMVSFHTEEESAFDHQDKMPDVPPPEKLTAEEVAKQPMFKEMPEFIRRYYESDRPIELRPVELGRYFGQKIDDGRIHVWIKTAATLPDDPALHMCALAYASDFSLLDAIMARYGRTLFDKRMMPASLDHAMWFHRPFRADEWLLYAQDSPSARGGRGLTRGSIFKPDGTLVASVAQEGSVRERRS; from the coding sequence ATGTCCAAAAGCCTGATCGACCTCATTGCGATCCTCGACCTCGAGCAGCTCGAGGTGAACCTGTTCCGCGGCAACAGCCCGAAGACAAGCTGGCAGCGGGTCTTTGGCGGCCAGGTGATCGGGCAGGCGATGGTTGCGGCCTGCCGCACCGTCGAGGGCCGGCTGCCGCATTCGCTGCACTGCTATTTCATCCTGCCGGGCGACCCGCAGATCCCGATCATCTACCAGGTCGAGCGCCTGCGCGACGGCAAGAGCTATTCGACGCGCCGGGTCACCGCGATCCAGCACGGCAACGCGATCTTCTCGATCATGGTGTCGTTCCACACCGAGGAAGAGAGCGCGTTCGACCATCAGGACAAGATGCCCGACGTGCCGCCGCCGGAAAAGCTCACCGCGGAGGAGGTGGCGAAGCAGCCGATGTTCAAGGAGATGCCGGAGTTCATCCGCCGCTACTATGAATCAGACCGTCCGATCGAATTGCGCCCGGTCGAGCTCGGCCGTTATTTCGGCCAGAAGATCGACGACGGCCGCATCCATGTCTGGATCAAGACTGCGGCGACGCTGCCGGACGATCCGGCGCTGCACATGTGCGCGCTCGCCTACGCCTCGGACTTCTCGCTGCTGGATGCGATCATGGCGCGCTATGGCCGCACGCTGTTCGACAAGCGCATGATGCCGGCGAGCCTCGACCACGCGATGTGGTTTCACCGCCCGTTCCGCGCCGACGAATGGCTGCTCTATGCGCAGGATTCGCCGAGCGCACGCGGCGGCCGCGGCCTGACCCGCGGCTCGATCTTCAAGCCGGACGGCACCCTGGTCGCTTCCGTCGCGCAAGAAGGCTCGGTGCGCGAGCGGAGGTCTTAG
- a CDS encoding ubiquinone biosynthesis hydroxylase yields MSVQGSIVIGGGAFAGLALALALRQGLGPEIPVIVADPALSTRPSRDPRATAIVAACRRLFEAIGAWDDVRGEAQPILDMVVTDSRLEDATRPVFLNFAGDVAPGEPFAHMVENRRLIDALVARAEAEGIDLRATIVSSYDARPEGIDVTLGDGSVVAASLLVAADGARSKLRERAGIATHGWEYDQSGIVVTVGHERDHEGRAEEHFLPAGPFAILPLSGKRSSLVWTERRAEAARIVALSDEEFHGELERRFGLHLGEVKALDKPRAFPLSYFVARSFIAERLALVGDSAHVIHPIAGQGLNMGLKDVAALAEVVVDAARLGMDLGGADVLERYQRWRRFDTMAMGVATNSLNFLFSNESTLLRTVRDIGLGLVDRAPPLKNLFIRQAAGLTGEVPRLLKGEAL; encoded by the coding sequence ATGTCGGTACAGGGTAGCATTGTCATCGGTGGCGGCGCGTTTGCGGGGCTGGCGCTGGCGCTCGCGCTGCGCCAGGGGCTCGGACCCGAGATTCCCGTCATCGTCGCCGATCCCGCGCTCAGCACGCGTCCAAGCCGCGACCCGCGTGCCACCGCGATCGTGGCCGCCTGCCGTCGCCTATTCGAGGCGATCGGCGCCTGGGACGACGTCAGGGGCGAGGCGCAGCCGATCCTCGACATGGTCGTCACCGATTCCAGGCTGGAGGACGCCACGCGCCCGGTGTTCCTGAATTTTGCCGGCGATGTCGCGCCGGGTGAGCCCTTCGCGCATATGGTCGAGAACCGCCGCCTGATCGATGCGCTGGTCGCGCGTGCCGAAGCCGAGGGCATCGATCTTCGCGCCACCATCGTGTCGTCCTACGACGCGCGTCCCGAGGGCATCGACGTCACGCTCGGCGACGGCAGCGTGGTGGCCGCGAGCTTGTTGGTTGCTGCCGATGGCGCGAGGTCGAAGCTGCGCGAACGTGCCGGCATTGCCACCCATGGCTGGGAATATGACCAGTCCGGTATCGTCGTCACCGTCGGTCACGAGCGCGATCACGAGGGCCGCGCCGAAGAGCATTTTCTGCCCGCAGGTCCCTTTGCGATCCTGCCGCTCTCGGGCAAGCGCTCGTCGCTGGTGTGGACCGAGCGCCGAGCTGAGGCCGCGCGCATCGTCGCGCTCAGCGACGAAGAATTTCACGGCGAGCTGGAGCGGCGCTTCGGCCTGCATCTCGGCGAGGTCAAGGCGCTCGACAAGCCGCGCGCATTTCCGCTGTCCTATTTCGTCGCACGCTCGTTCATTGCCGAGCGCCTCGCGCTGGTCGGCGATTCCGCCCATGTCATCCACCCCATTGCCGGCCAGGGTCTCAACATGGGGCTGAAGGATGTCGCCGCATTGGCCGAGGTCGTCGTCGATGCCGCGCGGCTCGGCATGGATCTCGGTGGCGCCGACGTGCTCGAACGCTACCAGCGCTGGCGCCGGTTCGACACCATGGCGATGGGCGTTGCCACCAACTCGCTGAACTTCCTGTTCTCCAACGAATCGACGCTGCTGCGCACGGTGCGCGACATCGGCCTCGGCCTCGTCGACCGCGCCCCGCCGCTGAAGAACCTCTTCATCCGCCAGGCTGCTGGATTGACCGGCGAGGTGCCGCGGCTGCTGAAGGGCGAGGCGTTGTAG
- a CDS encoding cytochrome b/b6 domain-containing protein, with the protein MEQAVRQTRGASDRSPANPKVSRTVAVWDLPLRLWHWLLAISVLIAWFTPPTYDGLHRIVGYTVIGLLAFRLVWGFMGSRYARFRMVGVRLRAAPHYLWNLRRGITGRYIGLNPAGTLMLVALLVSLAVSTITGAMSVTTTFFGVWWVEDTHHYSSDAVIILVVLHILGVLLMGILQRENLIRAMFTGRKHIRNRS; encoded by the coding sequence ATGGAACAAGCAGTGCGACAAACGCGCGGGGCGTCCGACAGGAGCCCCGCGAACCCTAAGGTTTCGCGGACCGTCGCAGTCTGGGACCTCCCGCTACGCCTGTGGCACTGGCTGCTCGCGATCTCAGTTCTGATCGCCTGGTTCACGCCGCCCACCTACGACGGACTTCACCGTATCGTCGGCTATACGGTCATCGGCCTTCTCGCCTTCCGCCTGGTCTGGGGCTTCATGGGAAGCCGATATGCGCGCTTCCGCATGGTTGGCGTCAGGCTGCGCGCTGCGCCACACTATCTCTGGAACCTGCGCCGGGGCATCACCGGCCGCTATATCGGGCTCAACCCCGCCGGCACCTTGATGCTGGTGGCGTTGCTGGTCTCCCTCGCGGTGTCGACCATCACTGGTGCGATGTCGGTCACCACCACGTTCTTCGGCGTCTGGTGGGTCGAGGACACGCACCATTATTCGTCGGATGCGGTCATCATCCTGGTCGTGCTGCACATACTCGGCGTGCTGCTGATGGGGATTCTCCAGCGCGAGAATCTGATCCGCGCGATGTTCACGGGACGCAAGCACATTCGCAATCGGTCCTAG
- a CDS encoding PepSY domain-containing protein, translated as MKVIRVVAMALTIGIGMGSTALADGFKNCTKLDKASWKPASEAEAKAKAAGYEVRRSKIEGSCYEVYGVKEGKLYELFYSPEDLSLKHTIAK; from the coding sequence GTGAAGGTCATTCGTGTTGTTGCCATGGCACTGACGATCGGGATTGGCATGGGATCGACGGCCCTGGCCGACGGTTTCAAGAACTGCACCAAGCTCGACAAGGCGTCGTGGAAGCCGGCCAGCGAAGCCGAAGCCAAGGCCAAGGCGGCTGGCTATGAGGTGCGGCGCTCCAAGATCGAAGGCTCGTGCTACGAGGTCTACGGCGTCAAGGAAGGCAAGCTCTACGAGCTGTTCTACAGCCCCGAAGACCTCAGCCTGAAGCACACGATCGCCAAGTAA